Proteins co-encoded in one Salarias fasciatus chromosome 4, fSalaFa1.1, whole genome shotgun sequence genomic window:
- the LOC115386592 gene encoding WAS/WASL-interacting protein family member 2-like isoform X1 gives MPIPPPPPPPPGGPPPPPTFSQANTGPPKLSPGEAGGRGALLSDICRGTKLKKVAVVNDRSAPLLDSKSQTPKSPTPPTDHPYIRLYQYLHQQHPQPSQPRQQGAPSEEQKKSAADSSAAAMSLLDKPKGGGAASAGANGSGASSPSGSAPPIGGLFASGVPKLRPVGDGSSSRPPSTRGAAPRPPSHRPDDAESPSPQASSPLETSRSQRPSLPNLSSSPCPSPSSPSSAASSPSTGMKHSSSAPPPPPMCRRGNAPSPPSSSYVREKPLPPTPSNTPPLPSKPPPSPGNNRRPPTSGGNPAPSSSSSLAPPPPPYRITTSPTGGGELAPDLPQRHNSLSSKRPAPSPGGHTPTRGPAPPPPASPTLSQQGGNRAPAPGRGAAPPVPPQPSPVSSRAGGREAPPPPPPYRAHGSPSSSDPPTRGKPPPPPTRTPAAPPPPPPPLRNGHSSSSSSSSIPRSFVDDFESKYSFHPLDDFPPPDEYRHFTKIYPSRANRVLRGAPPLPPVGR, from the exons ATGCCgatccctcctccacctcctccccctccgggaggacctcctcctccgcccacCTTCAGCCAG GCGAACACCGGTCCTCCCAAACTGAGTCCAGGCGAGGCCGGCGGCCGCGGCGCTCTGCTCTCGGACATCTGCAGGGGCACCAAGCTGAAGAAGGTGGCGGTGGTGAACGACCGCAGCGCGCCGCTGCTCGACAGTAAGAGCCAAACGCCAAAGAGCCCGACACCCCCCACAGACCACCCATACATTCGATTATACCAATACCTACATCAGCAACACCCGCAGCCGAGCCAGCccagacagcagggggcgccgtcTGAGGAACAGAAGAAGTCGGCAGCAGAttcgagcgccgccgccatgtcGCTGCTGGACA AGCCCAAAGGAGGCGGAGCAGCGTCGGCAGGAGCCAATGGGAGTGGAGCGTCAAGTCCTTCAGGGTCGGCTCCACCGATTGGAGGCCTGTTTGCAAGCGGCGTTCCCAAACTGAGGCCGGTCGGAG atGGATCCTCGTCACGTCCTCCCTCCACTCGGGGggccgccccccgcccccccagccaTCGCCCTGACGACGCAGAGAGCCCCTCCCCCCAGGCGTCGTCGCCGTTGGAAACCTCTCGCTCACAGCGCCCCTCCCTCCCCAACCTGTCTTCCTCCCCCtgcccttctccctcctccccctcctctgctgcctcctccccctccactgGCATGAagcactcctcctccgctccgcccccaccccccatgtGTCGTCGTGGTAAcgccccctcacccccctctTCGTCTTATGTCAGAGAGAAGCCCCTCCCTCCAACACCCAGCAAcactccgcccctcccctccaAACCTCCCCCGTCTCCTGGCAACAACAGACGTCCGCCCACCTCTGGAGGAAACCCCGCcccttcctcctcgtcctccctggccccgccccctcctccgtACCGCATCACGACCAGTCCGACGGGAGGCGGCGAATTGGCGCCCGACCTGCCGCAGCGCCATAACTCTCTCAGCAGCAAGCGGCCCGCCCCTTCCCCGGGAGGCCACACCCCCACcagaggccccgcccctccccccccagcATCCCCCACCCTGTCCCAGCAGGGGGGCAACAGGGCGCCGGCGCCTGGCCGAGGAGCAG ctcctccggTCCCCCCCCAGCCGTCTCCGGTGTCATCCAGAGCAGGTGGACGAGaagccccaccccctcctcccccctacAGGGCGCATGGTAGCCCCTCGTCTTCTGACCCCCCCACCAGGGGGaagcctcctccccctcccacccgcacccccgctgctcctcccccgcctcctcctcctctgcgaAATGgacattcctcctcctcctcctcctcctccatccctcgcTCCTTCGTTG aTGATTTTGAGTCCAAGTATTCGTTTCATCCTCTGGACGACTTTCCTCCTCCAGATGAGTACAGGCACTTCACCAAGATCTACCCCAGCAGGGCCAACAgag tgttgAGAGGAGctcctccactgcctcctgTGGGGAGGTGA
- the LOC115386592 gene encoding WAS/WASL-interacting protein family member 2-like isoform X2 codes for MPIPPPPPPPPGGPPPPPTFSQANTGPPKLSPGEAGGRGALLSDICRGTKLKKVAVVNDRSAPLLDSKSQTPKSPTPPTDHPYIRLYQYLHQQHPQPSQPRQQGAPSEEQKKSAADSSAAAMSLLDKPKGGGAASAGANGSGASSPSGSAPPIGGLFASGVPKLRPVGDGSSSRPPSTRGAAPRPPSHRPDDAESPSPQASSPLETSRSQRPSLPNLSSSPCPSPSSPSSAASSPSTGMKHSSSAPPPPPMCRRGNAPSPPSSSYVREKPLPPTPSNTPPLPSKPPPSPGNNRRPPTSGGNPAPSSSSSLAPPPPPYRITTSPTGGGELAPDLPQRHNSLSSKRPAPSPGGHTPTRGPAPPPPASPTLSQQGGNRAPAPGRGAAPPVPPQPSPVSSRAGGREAPPPPPPYRAHDDFESKYSFHPLDDFPPPDEYRHFTKIYPSRANRVLRGAPPLPPVGR; via the exons ATGCCgatccctcctccacctcctccccctccgggaggacctcctcctccgcccacCTTCAGCCAG GCGAACACCGGTCCTCCCAAACTGAGTCCAGGCGAGGCCGGCGGCCGCGGCGCTCTGCTCTCGGACATCTGCAGGGGCACCAAGCTGAAGAAGGTGGCGGTGGTGAACGACCGCAGCGCGCCGCTGCTCGACAGTAAGAGCCAAACGCCAAAGAGCCCGACACCCCCCACAGACCACCCATACATTCGATTATACCAATACCTACATCAGCAACACCCGCAGCCGAGCCAGCccagacagcagggggcgccgtcTGAGGAACAGAAGAAGTCGGCAGCAGAttcgagcgccgccgccatgtcGCTGCTGGACA AGCCCAAAGGAGGCGGAGCAGCGTCGGCAGGAGCCAATGGGAGTGGAGCGTCAAGTCCTTCAGGGTCGGCTCCACCGATTGGAGGCCTGTTTGCAAGCGGCGTTCCCAAACTGAGGCCGGTCGGAG atGGATCCTCGTCACGTCCTCCCTCCACTCGGGGggccgccccccgcccccccagccaTCGCCCTGACGACGCAGAGAGCCCCTCCCCCCAGGCGTCGTCGCCGTTGGAAACCTCTCGCTCACAGCGCCCCTCCCTCCCCAACCTGTCTTCCTCCCCCtgcccttctccctcctccccctcctctgctgcctcctccccctccactgGCATGAagcactcctcctccgctccgcccccaccccccatgtGTCGTCGTGGTAAcgccccctcacccccctctTCGTCTTATGTCAGAGAGAAGCCCCTCCCTCCAACACCCAGCAAcactccgcccctcccctccaAACCTCCCCCGTCTCCTGGCAACAACAGACGTCCGCCCACCTCTGGAGGAAACCCCGCcccttcctcctcgtcctccctggccccgccccctcctccgtACCGCATCACGACCAGTCCGACGGGAGGCGGCGAATTGGCGCCCGACCTGCCGCAGCGCCATAACTCTCTCAGCAGCAAGCGGCCCGCCCCTTCCCCGGGAGGCCACACCCCCACcagaggccccgcccctccccccccagcATCCCCCACCCTGTCCCAGCAGGGGGGCAACAGGGCGCCGGCGCCTGGCCGAGGAGCAG ctcctccggTCCCCCCCCAGCCGTCTCCGGTGTCATCCAGAGCAGGTGGACGAGaagccccaccccctcctcccccctacAGGGCGCATG aTGATTTTGAGTCCAAGTATTCGTTTCATCCTCTGGACGACTTTCCTCCTCCAGATGAGTACAGGCACTTCACCAAGATCTACCCCAGCAGGGCCAACAgag tgttgAGAGGAGctcctccactgcctcctgTGGGGAGGTGA
- the LOC115386592 gene encoding WAS/WASL-interacting protein family member 2-like isoform X3 — protein MPIPPPPPPPPGGPPPPPTFSQANTGPPKLSPGEAGGRGALLSDICRGTKLKKVAVVNDRSAPLLDKPKGGGAASAGANGSGASSPSGSAPPIGGLFASGVPKLRPVGDGSSSRPPSTRGAAPRPPSHRPDDAESPSPQASSPLETSRSQRPSLPNLSSSPCPSPSSPSSAASSPSTGMKHSSSAPPPPPMCRRGNAPSPPSSSYVREKPLPPTPSNTPPLPSKPPPSPGNNRRPPTSGGNPAPSSSSSLAPPPPPYRITTSPTGGGELAPDLPQRHNSLSSKRPAPSPGGHTPTRGPAPPPPASPTLSQQGGNRAPAPGRGAAPPVPPQPSPVSSRAGGREAPPPPPPYRAHGSPSSSDPPTRGKPPPPPTRTPAAPPPPPPPLRNGHSSSSSSSSIPRSFVDDFESKYSFHPLDDFPPPDEYRHFTKIYPSRANRVLRGAPPLPPVGR, from the exons ATGCCgatccctcctccacctcctccccctccgggaggacctcctcctccgcccacCTTCAGCCAG GCGAACACCGGTCCTCCCAAACTGAGTCCAGGCGAGGCCGGCGGCCGCGGCGCTCTGCTCTCGGACATCTGCAGGGGCACCAAGCTGAAGAAGGTGGCGGTGGTGAACGACCGCAGCGCGCCGCTGCTCGACA AGCCCAAAGGAGGCGGAGCAGCGTCGGCAGGAGCCAATGGGAGTGGAGCGTCAAGTCCTTCAGGGTCGGCTCCACCGATTGGAGGCCTGTTTGCAAGCGGCGTTCCCAAACTGAGGCCGGTCGGAG atGGATCCTCGTCACGTCCTCCCTCCACTCGGGGggccgccccccgcccccccagccaTCGCCCTGACGACGCAGAGAGCCCCTCCCCCCAGGCGTCGTCGCCGTTGGAAACCTCTCGCTCACAGCGCCCCTCCCTCCCCAACCTGTCTTCCTCCCCCtgcccttctccctcctccccctcctctgctgcctcctccccctccactgGCATGAagcactcctcctccgctccgcccccaccccccatgtGTCGTCGTGGTAAcgccccctcacccccctctTCGTCTTATGTCAGAGAGAAGCCCCTCCCTCCAACACCCAGCAAcactccgcccctcccctccaAACCTCCCCCGTCTCCTGGCAACAACAGACGTCCGCCCACCTCTGGAGGAAACCCCGCcccttcctcctcgtcctccctggccccgccccctcctccgtACCGCATCACGACCAGTCCGACGGGAGGCGGCGAATTGGCGCCCGACCTGCCGCAGCGCCATAACTCTCTCAGCAGCAAGCGGCCCGCCCCTTCCCCGGGAGGCCACACCCCCACcagaggccccgcccctccccccccagcATCCCCCACCCTGTCCCAGCAGGGGGGCAACAGGGCGCCGGCGCCTGGCCGAGGAGCAG ctcctccggTCCCCCCCCAGCCGTCTCCGGTGTCATCCAGAGCAGGTGGACGAGaagccccaccccctcctcccccctacAGGGCGCATGGTAGCCCCTCGTCTTCTGACCCCCCCACCAGGGGGaagcctcctccccctcccacccgcacccccgctgctcctcccccgcctcctcctcctctgcgaAATGgacattcctcctcctcctcctcctcctccatccctcgcTCCTTCGTTG aTGATTTTGAGTCCAAGTATTCGTTTCATCCTCTGGACGACTTTCCTCCTCCAGATGAGTACAGGCACTTCACCAAGATCTACCCCAGCAGGGCCAACAgag tgttgAGAGGAGctcctccactgcctcctgTGGGGAGGTGA
- the LOC115386605 gene encoding uncharacterized protein LOC115386605, whose translation MAAVRAVLQRCDPALLDSGSDRDLDCPEAAQMALHLTDSRRVQKVLWRQLFVLDSMMSLLEGLESSQQLTSQTCPPHPEGGARSRWKALKAESRSVVEETETLLSSLHDRTQQMHDRRQTLTQLAQQLRTKVQQHQQLQESLHNTQNALRACDQQLRQLEAESEAVLAELTDRQRLRDRLQEAVSTVQDHMQVSLLTLSQSQVTLELRPHPSSHLSSNQLQPLKLSVTWNHDDRFTLQADEGTCALVEDRVCGQWAELSTALLEVMQYYVGEAELLCEIQTLRSSFPIDWRPAQRRLVYLKTASLVCHLEVGEGYPSRGRPQLLSVQFNGQPVDVSRLKAPNPESSLTEWLVFLCSTSLI comes from the exons ATGGCGGCGGTACGAGC GGTCCTACAGCGATGTGATCCGGCTCTGCTGGACTCGGGTTCAGACCGGGATCTGGACTGTCCGGAGGCGGCTCAGATGGCGCTGCACCTCACA GACAGCCGTCGTGTGCAGAAGGTTTTGTGGcgtcagctgtttgtgttggaCTCCATGATGTCGctgctggagggtctggagTCGTCCCAACAACTGACTTCACAGACGTGCCCTCCACATCctg AAGGCGGAGCTCGGAGCCGGTGGAAGGCCCTGAAGGCAGAAAGCAGGTcggtggtggaggagacggagacgctGCTCAGCTCTCTGCACGACCGAACCCAGCAGATGCACGACAGACGacagacactcacacagctGGCTCAGCAGCTCAGAaccaag GTAcagcaacaccagcagctccaggagtcGCTGCACAACACCCAAAATGCACTGCGGGCCTGTGACCAGCAGCTCAGGCAGCTGGAGGCGGAGTCAGAGGCGGTGCTCGCTGAGCTGACGGACAGGCAGCGGCTCAGAGACCG ACTGCAGGAGGCCGTGTCCACCGTACAGGACCACATGCAGGTCAGCCTGCTCaccctcagccaatcacaggtcACCCTGGAGCTCAGGCcacacccctcctcccaccTGTCGTCCAATCAGCTGCAGCCGCTGAAGCTGTCCGTCACCTGGAACCACGACGAccgcttcacactgcag gcggATGAGGGCACCTGTGCGCTCGTTGAGGACCGGGTGTGTGGCCAGTGGGCGGAGCTGAGCACCGCCCTGCTGGAGGTGATGCAGTACTACGTGGGCGAGGCGGAGCTGCTGTGTGAGATCCAGACCCTGAGATCCAG CTTCCCCATCGACTGGCGCCCGGCTCAGCGGCGGCTCGTCTACCTGAAGACGGCGTCGTTGGTGTGTCAcctggaggtgggggaggggtaCCCGAGCCGGGGGCGGCCGCAGCTGCTGTCGGTTCAGTTTAACGGGCAACCTGTCGACGTGAGCAGGCTGAAG gCTCCAAACCCTGAATCCAGTCTGACCGAGTGGCTGGTGTTCCTCTGCAGCACATCACtcatctaa
- the LOC115386899 gene encoding keratin, type I cytoskeletal 13-like, translating into MSSFSIGGGAGGSRMQVSQSSRTISAGYGGGAGFGGGAGAGFGGGAGFGGGSGFNFSAGGAMDGGVIGNEKMTMQNLNDRLATYLSKVAALEKANAALELKIRQFVENKVGPTTHDYSAFFTTITDLQGQIQGALISKGTIMLSIDNARLAQDDFRMKYENELSMRQSVEADIGGLKMLMGELGVTKTDLTMVIENLTEEMVSMKSNHTEDMVSMRSQMTGQVNVEVDAAPQEDLTKVIEDIREYYEQVAAKSHKDLQAWFQNKMETLSQEVVTSEMTLKSSTSEVKEVKSQLQSLEIELQSQLSMKASLEASLADIQGRYAMQMSSFQMTVSMLEEQLTQLKADMERQGQEYQMLLDIKTRLEMEIAEYRRLMDGEHASSSELNSSTTTTTTTTTVVTKVVEEESVVE; encoded by the exons ATGTCTTCATTCAGCATTggcggaggagccggaggaagCAGGATGCAGGTGTCTCAGAGCAGCAGAACCATCTCTGCAGGGTACGGAGGCGGCGCCGGGTTCGGCGGTGGCGCCGGTGCCGGGTTCGGCGGCGGTGCCGGGTTCGGAGGTGGCTCCGGGTTCAATTTCTCTGCCGGAGGGGCGATGGACGGCGGCGTCATCGGAAACGAGAAGATGACCATGCAGAACCTGAACGACCGTCTGGCCACCTACCTGTCCAAAGTGGCGGCGCTGGAAAAGGCCAACGCAGCGCTGGAGCTGAAGATCCGCCAGTTTGTGGAGAACAAAGTGGGCCCCACCACCCACGACTACAGCGCCTTCTTCACCACCATCACAGACCTGCAGGGCCAG ATCCAGGGCGCCCTGATCTCCAAAGGAACCATCATGTTGAGTATCGATAATGCTCGCCTGGCTCAGGACGACTTCAGGATGAA GTATGAGAACGAGCTGTCCATGCGTCAGTCGGTGGAGGCCGACATCGGCGGCTTGAAGATGCTGATGGGAGAGTTGGGCGTGACCAAGACCGACCTGACCATGGTCATCGAAAACCTGACGGAGGAGATGGTGTCCATGAAGAGCAACCACACGGAG GACATGGTGTCCATGAGGTCTCAGATGACCGGGCAGGTGAACGTGGAGGTGGACGCCGCTCCTCAGGAGGACCTCACCAAAGTTATCGAGGACATCAGGGAGTACTACGAGCAGGTCGCCGCCAAGAGCCACAAAGACCTTCAGGCCTGGTTCCAGAACAAG ATGGAGACTCTGAGTCAGGAGGTGGTCACCAGTGAGATGACGCTGAAGAGCTCGACCTCagaggtgaaggaggtgaagagTCAGCTGCAGTCCCTGGAGATCGAGCTCCAGTCACAGCTCAGCATG AAAGCCTCTTTGGAAGCTTCTCTGGCTGACATCCAGGGCCGTTACGCCATGCAGATGAGCTCCTTCCAGATGACA GTGAGcatgctggaggagcagctgacacAGCTGAAGGCcgacatggagagacagggccAGGAATACCAGATGCTGCTGGACATCAAGACCAGACTGGAGATGGAGATCGCAGAGTACAGGAGGCTTATGGACGGAGAGCACGCCAG CAGCAGCGAGCTGaacagcagcaccaccaccaccaccaccaccactacggTCGTCACCAAGGTCGTCGAGGAGGAGTCCGTCGTCGAGTAA